In Gordonia phthalatica, one genomic interval encodes:
- a CDS encoding competence/damage-inducible protein A — translation MSTRAGIVVTGTEVLSGRISDQNGPWVSARLLELGVDVAHITVCGDRPDDLTAQLQFLTDQRVDLIVTTGGLGPTADDLTVEAVAEFTGRELRTDPDMRQTIESVIRNWRKYSDPLPASIVAAIDKQALIPVGAEAIPPTGTAPGVAVDATDGIPAILVLPGPPHEVQAMWPSAVATPAVAAAIAGRGAYDQHTVRAYGLSEPDLAVTLRDLEQTVDGFDALEITTCMSGGELEIVSRFEVGAAATYREVEAQLLSRHGDRVYSTDGSTIDAVLAGLFDGRTIGTAESCTGGMVAAALTDRPGSSAYMLGGVVSYANEVKSGVLGVPAELIDELGAVSEPVAAKMAEGARRVLGSDIAVSTTGIAGPGGERPGKPVGTVCFGLAIDGRDTVTVTRVFPGNRATVRTLATSAALHLVERALRD, via the coding sequence GTGAGCACACGCGCGGGAATCGTCGTCACCGGAACCGAAGTCCTCAGCGGTCGGATCTCCGATCAGAACGGTCCGTGGGTGTCGGCCCGACTGCTGGAACTCGGCGTCGACGTCGCCCACATCACCGTCTGCGGCGACCGTCCCGACGACCTGACAGCGCAGCTGCAGTTCCTGACCGACCAGCGCGTGGACTTGATCGTCACCACCGGCGGTCTCGGTCCCACCGCCGACGACCTCACCGTCGAGGCGGTCGCCGAGTTCACGGGCCGCGAGCTGCGCACCGACCCGGACATGCGGCAGACCATCGAGTCGGTGATCCGGAACTGGCGCAAGTACAGCGATCCGCTGCCCGCGTCCATCGTCGCCGCGATCGACAAGCAGGCGCTGATCCCCGTCGGTGCCGAGGCGATCCCGCCGACCGGTACGGCACCCGGAGTCGCCGTCGACGCCACCGACGGCATTCCGGCGATCCTCGTCCTCCCCGGCCCGCCGCACGAGGTGCAGGCGATGTGGCCCAGCGCGGTGGCCACGCCCGCGGTCGCAGCGGCCATCGCCGGCCGAGGCGCCTACGACCAGCACACGGTCCGCGCCTACGGGCTGTCGGAGCCCGACCTCGCGGTGACCCTCCGCGACCTGGAACAGACGGTCGACGGCTTCGACGCGCTCGAGATCACGACCTGCATGAGCGGCGGCGAACTCGAGATCGTCTCCCGGTTCGAGGTGGGTGCCGCCGCGACCTACCGAGAGGTGGAGGCCCAGCTGCTGTCGCGGCACGGCGACCGCGTCTACTCCACCGACGGCTCGACGATCGACGCCGTCCTCGCCGGACTCTTCGACGGCCGCACCATCGGGACCGCCGAGTCGTGCACCGGCGGGATGGTGGCCGCTGCGCTCACCGACCGGCCGGGGTCGTCGGCGTACATGCTCGGCGGCGTGGTGTCGTACGCGAACGAGGTGAAGTCGGGAGTTCTCGGCGTTCCCGCGGAACTGATCGACGAGCTCGGCGCCGTCAGCGAGCCGGTCGCGGCGAAGATGGCCGAGGGCGCGCGCCGCGTCCTCGGGTCCGACATCGCGGTCTCGACCACCGGCATCGCCGGCCCCGGCGGCGAACGCCCCGGCAAGCCGGTCGGCACCGTCTGCTTCGGCCTGGCGATCGACGGCCGCGACACCGTCACCGTGACCCGGGTCTTCCCCGGGAACCGTGCGACGGTCCGCACCCTGGCGACCTCCGCCGCGCTGCACCTGGTGGAGCGGGCGCTGCGGGACTGA
- a CDS encoding DinB family protein: MTIKPDTKDWTWVIALRCSECGFDPAEFRRAEICERILATVDGWREVLARPDVTHRPNADTWSPLEYACHVRDVNAVMTERLEMMLQTQPVNFADWDQNSAEAEAGYNAQDPETVADQLEAAAKGFAELYRVVGDDDWARQGMRSNGSPFTVETLGIYAVHDLEHHRVDVGLPARA; this comes from the coding sequence ATGACCATCAAGCCGGACACCAAGGACTGGACCTGGGTGATCGCGCTGCGCTGCAGCGAATGCGGTTTCGACCCCGCCGAGTTCCGACGTGCCGAGATCTGCGAGCGGATCCTCGCGACGGTCGACGGCTGGCGCGAGGTCCTCGCGCGCCCGGACGTGACCCACCGCCCGAATGCCGACACGTGGTCGCCGTTGGAGTATGCGTGCCATGTGCGCGATGTGAACGCGGTGATGACCGAGCGGCTGGAGATGATGCTGCAGACGCAGCCGGTGAACTTCGCCGACTGGGATCAGAACTCGGCCGAGGCCGAGGCCGGATACAACGCGCAGGACCCGGAGACCGTGGCCGACCAGTTGGAGGCCGCCGCGAAGGGCTTCGCCGAGCTGTATCGGGTGGTTGGCGACGACGACTGGGCGCGGCAGGGCATGCGCAGCAACGGATCTCCGTTCACCGTCGAGACGCTCGGCATCTACGCCGTCCACGACCTCGAGCACCACCGCGTCGACGTGGGGCTGCCCGCTCGCGCCTGA
- a CDS encoding AbrB family transcriptional regulator produces MTTTIERVEAPDDDPLPAPAVPTAPARDSKWRRVPRPARYVVVIAAAWVLAELAARVGVPAPSLLAALVLGVTVRMIGVRGVAVPGDMSRWTQAFIGVMLGGYLNVEAIRAVGPALLPFVAVSVLTIALSLVLAWALSRWSPGIDRSTAVLGLMAGGSSAVVTMCDDFGARKDVVGFMQYSRVLIVSASAPFVMIALAGDTGSAGTVPESLLQLVGRGDQVAGLSTAIVLAAAGMWLGKRLGMPGGGLIGPMVVAAIIGGTQLSRGFAPQGVFKELLLVVVGLEVGLMFNRQIWRRLARALPAITASIVGMCVAVALLALGVAQMTGVALSDAYLATTPGGINAVVASASSSADSDMALIATVQSLRLIIMVLALPLVVAGIERLARRRARCGRHRRRAPIRSSSGSGRAASRTRRG; encoded by the coding sequence GTGACAACCACGATCGAGCGCGTCGAGGCACCCGACGACGATCCGCTTCCCGCTCCTGCGGTGCCGACTGCTCCGGCCCGCGACTCGAAGTGGAGGCGGGTGCCGCGGCCGGCGCGCTACGTGGTGGTGATCGCGGCAGCGTGGGTGCTGGCCGAGCTCGCCGCCCGCGTCGGGGTCCCGGCGCCGTCGTTGCTGGCGGCCCTGGTTCTCGGCGTCACGGTGCGGATGATCGGTGTGCGCGGCGTCGCGGTGCCGGGCGACATGAGCCGCTGGACGCAGGCGTTCATCGGCGTCATGCTCGGCGGCTACCTGAACGTGGAGGCGATCCGAGCCGTCGGACCTGCGCTGCTGCCGTTCGTCGCGGTGTCGGTCCTGACCATCGCGCTGTCGCTGGTCCTCGCGTGGGCGCTGAGCCGGTGGTCGCCGGGCATCGACAGGTCGACGGCCGTCCTCGGGCTGATGGCCGGCGGCTCGTCCGCGGTGGTCACCATGTGCGACGACTTCGGCGCCCGCAAAGACGTCGTCGGGTTCATGCAGTACTCGCGCGTCCTGATTGTCAGCGCCAGTGCGCCGTTCGTGATGATTGCGCTCGCCGGCGACACCGGCTCGGCGGGCACGGTGCCGGAGAGTCTGCTGCAACTGGTGGGGCGCGGCGACCAGGTGGCCGGTCTGTCGACGGCCATCGTCCTCGCTGCGGCAGGCATGTGGCTCGGCAAGCGGTTGGGGATGCCCGGCGGTGGATTGATCGGGCCGATGGTGGTGGCGGCGATCATCGGCGGCACCCAGCTCAGCCGGGGTTTCGCACCGCAGGGGGTGTTCAAGGAACTCCTGCTGGTGGTCGTGGGGTTGGAGGTGGGGCTGATGTTCAACCGGCAGATCTGGCGGCGACTGGCCCGCGCGCTCCCGGCCATCACCGCGTCGATCGTCGGCATGTGCGTCGCCGTCGCACTGCTGGCTCTCGGCGTGGCGCAGATGACCGGGGTGGCACTGTCCGACGCGTACCTCGCGACCACGCCGGGCGGCATCAACGCGGTGGTGGCGAGCGCGTCGAGTTCCGCCGACTCCGACATGGCGTTGATCGCGACGGTGCAGAGTCTGCGGCTGATCATCATGGTCCTGGCCCTGCCGCTGGTGGTGGCGGGCATCGAGCGTCTGGCGCGACGGCGTGCGCGGTGCGGTCGACACCGCCGTCGCGCCCCGATCAGATCGAGTTCAGGATCCGGGCGCGCAGCGAGTCGTACTCGCCGCGGGTGA